In Luteitalea sp. TBR-22, one genomic interval encodes:
- a CDS encoding TSUP family transporter: MVAALLILLSALALGFVMVWVAAVREARTPGTAPPEASPGLPTAEHHAVGLVTNFFDTLGIGSFAPTTVIFRLRRLVPDDLMPGTLNVGHSLPVTVQALIYIGIIAVDPWTLVLLIAAAAAGAWFGAGVVAGLSRRRIQMGMGGALLAAASLMVMTQFGWFPGGGDTLGLEGPRLAIGIGGAAVAGALMTLGVGFYAPCMILVSLLGMNPTAAFPIMMGACAFMMPVASMRFVRKQRYSLRPALGLTMGGIPGVLLAAFIVRSLDLATVRWLVVVVVLYTAVSMLVAATAPRLRSDAP, from the coding sequence TCGTGATGGTGTGGGTGGCCGCCGTGCGGGAGGCACGCACGCCCGGCACGGCGCCCCCGGAGGCCAGTCCCGGGTTGCCGACCGCCGAGCATCACGCCGTCGGCCTGGTGACCAACTTCTTCGATACGCTCGGCATCGGGAGCTTCGCGCCGACGACGGTGATCTTCAGGCTCAGGCGCCTGGTGCCCGACGACCTCATGCCGGGTACGCTCAACGTCGGCCACTCCCTGCCGGTCACGGTCCAGGCGCTGATCTACATCGGCATCATCGCGGTGGACCCGTGGACGCTGGTGCTGCTCATCGCCGCGGCCGCCGCGGGCGCATGGTTCGGGGCTGGCGTGGTCGCCGGTCTGTCGCGCCGGCGCATCCAGATGGGCATGGGAGGCGCCCTGCTCGCCGCAGCATCGCTGATGGTGATGACGCAGTTCGGCTGGTTCCCAGGCGGGGGCGACACCCTCGGGCTCGAGGGCCCCAGACTGGCCATCGGCATCGGCGGGGCAGCCGTGGCGGGCGCCCTGATGACGCTCGGGGTGGGCTTCTATGCCCCGTGCATGATCCTCGTGAGCCTGCTCGGCATGAACCCGACGGCGGCCTTTCCCATCATGATGGGCGCCTGCGCCTTCATGATGCCCGTGGCCAGCATGCGCTTCGTCCGCAAGCAGCGCTACAGCCTGCGGCCCGCGCTGGGCCTGACGATGGGCGGCATCCCCGGCGTGCTGCTGGCCGCCTTCATCGTGCGATCGCTCGACCTGGCGACCGTGAGATGGCTCGTCGTGGTGGTCGTGCTCTACACGGCGGTGTCGATGCTGGTCGCCGCCACCGCACCGCGATTGCGAAGCGACGCGCCCTGA